In Geotalea uraniireducens, the genomic window GGCTCTGTTCCCGGACCCATTCGGCCGCCCACTTCACCTGCTCGAAGACGGCAAGGACATCCATGCCGTCGACCCGGGCCGAAGGGATGTCGTAACCGCAGGTCCGTTTGTGGATGTCGGCCAGAGCCGACGCCCGGTGCACCTCGGTGCCGATACCGTAGAAATTGTTTTCGCAGACGTAGAGGACCGGCAGCTCCCAGAGCCGGGCCCAGTTGAGCGCTTCATGGAAGGTCCCCTGGTTCACTGCGCCGTCGCCGAAGAAGCAGGCGGCAATCCGTTCCTCCCTGCGGAACTTGGCGGCAAAGGCAACGCCGGCGGCGATCGGCAACTGACCGCCGACAATGGCGTACCCACCCATGAACGAGAGGGCAGGGTCGAAGAGGTGCATCGAGCCCCCCTTCCCCTTGCAGATGCCGGTGGCCTTGCCGAACAGCTCGGCCATCACCCGCCGCGGCTCGGCGCCGCGGATGATCGCCTGGGCATGCTCCCGGTAGGCGGAGAGGATGTAGTCGTCCCGGTGCAGGGCGGTCGTGGCACCGACCGCTACCGCTTCCTGGCCGCTGTACAGATGGAGAAAGCCGGTGATGTGCCCCTTGGTGTACTGCTCGGCGCACGCCTCCTCGAACTCCCGGGAGAGGACCATCTGCTCGTACATCTTCAGCAATGCGGCATCGGGCAGGATCGCCCGCAGTGTGCTCTCCATCGGCTCAGCTCCCCTTTTTCACGTAGTTCAGCGTCCCGCCGGCGAGCAGGTCCTGCCGTTCGCGCGCCGAAACCTGCAGCAGGGTAACGATTTCCCGGCCGTCCACCCGGACCGGGATCTCCGTCGCCCCCGCCGCCACCAGGCTACGCAGGCGGGAGAAGGTCACCGTCTCACCCTGATTGAGCAGGTCGTAATCGGCCGGGTCCTTGAAGACCAGCGGCAGAATGCCGAAGTTGATCAGGTTCGCCTTGTGGATGCGGGCGAAACTCTTGGCCAGCTTGGCGCGGATGCCGAGATAGCGCGGCGCCAGCGCCGCATGTTCACGCGATGAACCTTGTCCGTAGTTTTCGCCGGCGACCACCACCCCGTCCCCCCGCGCCTTGGCCCGGGCAGGGAAATCGGCATCGAGCTGTTCGAAGACGAACTGGCTGATCGCCGGAATGTTGCTCCGGAAGGGGAGTACCCGGTTCCCCGCCGGCATGATGGTGTCGGTGGAGATATTGTCCCCCACCTTGATGATGACGCCGGCCTGCAGCTCTTCCGGCAACTCTTCGAATTCGGGGAACGGCACGATGTTCGGCCCGGTGATGATTTCCACATCGCGGGTGTCGGCCAGCGGCGGGATAATGCTCGAATCGTCCAGCACATAGTGTTCCGGATTCTGAACGTTGGGCCACGGCATCAGCTCGCCGAGCCGGCGCGGGTCGGTGATTACCCCGAAAATGCCGGCCGCCGCTGCCGTCTCCGGGGAACAGAGATAGACCTTGTCGTTCTTGGTGCCGCTCCGGCCGGGGAAATTCCGCGGGAAGGTGCGGAGACTCACCTGGTTGGTCCCCGGCGCCTGGCCCATGCCAATGCAGCCGAGACAGCCGGGTTGGTGGATCTGGGCGCCGGCTAACAGGAGCATCATCACTCCCCCTTGCGTGGCAACGTTTTCCAGCACCTGGCGGCTCCCCGGATTGATATTGAAGGAGAGCTGGGGTGCCACCCGGCGGCCGTCGAGGATGCGACAGACAGTCATCAGGTCGCGGAACGACGAATTGACCGAGCTGCCGACGATCACCTGGTCGACCTTCACCCCCTCGATATCCTTGACCCGCACTACGTTGTCGGGAGACGACGGGCAGGCGATCAGCGGCTCCAGCGACGAGAGGTCGATCTCATCATACTCGTCGTAACTCGCATCGGCATCGGCGGCGAGTGGCTGCCAGCGGTCGCCCCGCCCCTGGGATTCGAGGAATTCCCGGGTCCGCCGATCGGCCGGGAACACGGAGGTGGTAGCCCCCAGTTCTGCCCCCATATTGCCGATGGTGGCCCGGTCGGTGACCGACAGGGTCTCGACGCCGGGGCCGTAATATTCGATGATCTTGCCGACCCCCCCTTTTACCGAATGGCGGCGGAGCATCTCCAGGATCACGTCCTTGCCGGAGACCCACGGCGGCAAGGCGCCGGTCAGCTTGACTCCCATGATCTTCGGGCAGGGAAGGTGAAAGGGGTGGCCGGCCATCGCCAGTGCCACGTCCAGTCCCCCGGCGCCGATGGCGAGCATCGCCAGGCCGGCGGCGGTCGGGGTATGGGAATCGGCGCCGAGCATCACCCGCCCCGGCACGCCGAACCGCTCCAGGTGCACCTGATGGGAGACGCCGTTGCCCGGTTTCGAGACGTTGATGCCGAACTTCTGGGCGGCGGTCATCAGGAAGATGTGGTCGTCGGCATTGCGGTTGTCGGTTTGCAGCAGGTTATGGTCGATATACTGGGCGGCCAGTTCCACCTTCACCCGCGGCACCCCCATGGCGATGAACTCCAGCATCGCCATGGTGCCGGTGGCATCCTGGAGCAGGGTATGGTCGACCTTGATGGCGATCTCGGTGCCGGGAACCAGCTCTCCCTGCGCGAGGTGCGCTTCGAGGATCTTCGTCGCGAGATTCTTGCCCATGGGTTACTCCTTTTTTCTGTCACAGAGGTCACAGAAGACACAGAGTCATGCCTGGCCTACGGAATACTGAAGGTAAAGATGGTATTTGCGCCACTCAGGGGGCCGTCAATGGCGAGCCGCTTGATACCGCACAATTCTTCGAAAACCAGAAAGCCTAACGCGGAGCAGACCAAGGGATGCATATTTCGATACGTTAGAGCCTTGTGCACATCACCGGCTCTGATCGATATCGTCTTTCCCCCCCGCAGAACGAGCTGGCTCGACAAAATGACTTTTGCAGTACTCCCTCACGTCGTCAGAGCATTTCATATATCTCTGGCCCCGGTGGGATAAAGCCCCTTACGCGTGAATGGCCCGTTTCTCCACTGCCAGCGCCGCCTCCTTGACCGCTTCCGCCAGCGTCGGGTGGGCATGGAAAGTCATGGCGATATCCTCGACACTGCCGCCGTAGGTCATCACCGTTACCGCCTCAGCGATCATTTCCGACGCCCGCGGGCCGAGGATATGGATGCCGAGCACCCGGCCGGTTTCCGGCCGGGCGAGGATCTTGACGAACCCTTCGGTTTCGTCCATGCACTTGGCCCGGCCGTTGGCCATGAAGGGGAAGCTGCCGGCAACGTAGGGAATCCCCGCGTCCTTGAGCTGCTCTTCGGTTTTGCCGACCGACGCCCCTTCGGGCCACGTATAAACGATACCAGGAATATACTCGTAGTCCACCACCGACGCTTGGCCAACCAGCCGTTCGGCAAAGACCGTCCCCTCTTCCATTGCCTTGTGGGCCAGCATCGGCCCTTTGATCAGATCGCCGATGGCATAGATGCCCGGGACCGACGTCTGGTAGTTGTCGTCCACCGCCAGCCGCCCCCCTTCCAGGCGGATGCCGAGCTCTTCCAGGCCGAGGCCGGCGGTAAGCGGCCGCCGCCCCGCCGCCACCAGAATCCTGTCGCAGACGAGTTGCTCGGTCGCCCCCGCCGATTCGATCGTGACCCGGGCCTGGGCCCCGTCCCGCTCGCAGCCGGTCACCCGGGTCGCCAGCCGGAAGGTGAGTCCCTGTTTCTTCAGCGAGCGCATCAGCGCCTCGGCCAGCTGGCCGTCACTGTTCGGCAGCATCCGCGGCAGCATTTCCACCACCGTCACCCGGCTGCCGAGCCGCCGCCAGACCGAGCCGAGCTCCAGGCCGATGTAACCGGCCCCAACCACCAGCAGATGCTCCGGCAACCGGTCGAAAGAGAGCGCCTCCCGGGCGCTGACCACCAGTTCGCCGTCGAACGGCAGGTTCGGGATCGGCATCGCCTCGCTACCGGTGGCCAGGAGGACCCGCCGGCCGTGCAGCGTCTGCCCGCCGTCCGGCGTCGTCACCTCGACGAGCCGGCCGTCATCCCTGCTGCCGGCCAGCCGCGCCGTCCCTTTTACCCAAGCGATGCCGTTCTTCTTGAAGAGGAAGGCGATGCCATCGGTGAGTTTCTTCACCACGTCGTTCTTGCGGGCGAGCATCCGGGCCAGGTTGAGCTGCGGCGGAGCGATCTCGATGCCGTGGCCGGCAAAACGGTCCCGGGCCAGCGCGAACAGCTCCGACGAATCGAGCAGCGCCTTGCTCGGGATGCACCCCTCGTTGAGACAGACGCCGCCCAAAGTCGGCCGCTGCTCGACCACCGCCACCGTCATCCCGAGCTGGGCGGCCCGGATGGCTGCCACGTACCCCCCCGGTCCGCCGCCGATGATGATCAGGTCGAACATCGCTTCGCTCATGAATCCCCCCTCCCCGGCCGATGACCGGGACGTTGCCGGCGTCTATTTGCCCGGCCGGTAGATGATTTCGAATTTTCCCCCCTGGAATCGGTTCCAGAAGTTGTCGGTGCCCGGCGTCGTCGACGGCGCCGCATAGGCGTCGGTCAGATCGGGGAGGGAAAACTTCAGGCTGAACTCACCGCTGTCCAGCACCACCCCTTTCCCTTCGAGACGGGGGCCGGTCTCTCCGCTGCCGTTGCCGTTGCGGACGGCAGGCGGGGTTAAGGGGGCGTTGAGCGGGAGCGCGCCGCTCCCTCCCCCGCCGCCGCGCAGGGCGACCAGTTCCTGCAGCGCGTCCCGGGCCCCCTCTTCCCCCTGGCGGGCCGCCCGGCCCAGCCACTCCATCGCCTTGACCTTGTCGACCGGCACGCCGTCGCCGGAAAGCAGCAGCAGACCGTAGGCGTACTGCGCCTCCGCGTAGCCGCGGGCGGCCGCCTTGCCGATCCAGGCTGCCGCCTGGCGCCGGTCCTGCTTCACCCCCTGGCCGTGATAGTAGAAGGTGCCGAGGAAAAATTGCGCCCGGACATGCCCCGCCGTCGCGGCGATTTTCATCAGCCGGGCGGCCTCGGCGGAATCGCGGGGCATTCCCTCGCCGTAATAGTGCATCAGCGCCAGGATGAAAGCAGCCGCACCGTCGCCGTCCCGCGCCGCCGCCCGGTACCAGCTCACCTCGCGGCTGAAATCCTTGGGGACCCCGTCGCCGATCAGGTACATGAACGCCAGGGTCTGCTCGGCCACGGCGTTATGCCGGGCGGCCGCCCGCTTCACCGCCGCCAGCATCGCCGCCCGGTCCCGTCGCTCGCCCCGGCTCCCCTGTTTCAGCAGGGCGAGATAGGCGACGGCGCGATAATCGCCACCAGCCGCCGCCGACGCCAAAAGCTTCGCCGCCCGGGCCCGATCGCGGTTCACGCCGTGACCGTAAAGATAGGAGAGGCCGAGGAGATACTGCGCCGCGGCATACCCCGCGGCGGCCGAATCGTGCAAAAGCGCCAGGCCTTGCCGCTCGTCCCGCGGCACCCCTTCGCCCCGCAGCTGCATCAGGGCGAGAAAGAACCGGGCCACCGGCCCCTGCTCGGTATCGGCGGAAAACTCGGCCCGGGCGGTGGCATAGTCGCCGGAACGGTAGGCCATCCGCCCTTCGAAGACCCGTGCGGAAAGCCGGGAGGCACCGCCCGCCAAAAGCGTCAGTGTGATTACCGCGATCGACAGTCGGCGTGCCCGGGCCATGGTGTCCCTACCCTTCCAGAAACAGCTCTTCCGGCTCTTCGACGTACTCCTTGACCTTTTTCAGGAACTGCACCGCCTCGCGGCCGTCGATCACCCGATGGTCGTAGGAGAGGGCCAGATACATCATCGGCCGGATGACGATCTGCCCGTCCCGGGCCACCGGCCGGTCCTGGATGGCGTGCATGCCGAGGACGCCGCTCTGGGGGGGATTGAGGATCGGTGTGGAGAGAAGCGAGCCGTACACCCCGCCGTTGGAGATGGTGAAGGTTCCCCCCTCCAGGTCGGAGAGTTCCAGCCGGTTGCCCTTGATCTTCTCGGCAAAATCGGCGATCCCCTTCTCGATCTCCCAGAAGTGGAGCCGGTCGGCATCCCGCAATACCGGCACCACCAGCCCCTTTTCGGCACCGATGGCGATACCGATGTCGTAATAGTGGGGCACGACGAGGTCGTCGCCGTCGATCCGGGCATTGACCGCCGGATACTCCTTGAGCGCCTCGACGCACGCCTTGACAAAGAACGACATGAAGCCAAGAGAGACGCCGTGCTTCTCCCGGAAGTGCTCGCGGTATTTCTGCCGCAGGGCGACGACCCGGCTCAGGTCCGCCTCGTTGAAGGTGGTGAGCATGGCGGTCTGCTGGCGGGCCGCCAGCAGACGGGCGGCGATCCGCTTGCGGATTGGCGTCAGCGGGGTACGGGTGACCCGCTCCGCTGTGGCCGGCGCGGACACTGCCGGTTCGCCCGGCGGCAGTACCGGTTGCGCCGCCGGGGCCGTCACGGCCGACGGCGGCGGGGCGGCCGGTTCGGCCGGCGGTACCGGCCGCTGTCCGAGCAGGTCGTCGACGGTGACCCGCCCCCCCCGGCCGGTACCGGTCACCGTCTCGGGCTGGATGCCCCGTTCCTGGGCCAGCTTGCGCACCGCCGGGGAGAGCGGCGGCAGCTCGCTCGGCGGCGAAGGGGCGGTGGCCGGCGCGGCCGGCGGTGCTTCGGCCACCGCCCCTTCGGCGATGGTGCCGATCACCGTGCCGATCTTGACAGTGGTCCCCTCGGCGACAACGATGGTCAGAATGCCGGCGGCATCCGCATTGAGTTCCATGGTGATCTTGTCGGTCTCGATCTCGCAGAGCGGCTCGTCCTTGCGGACCGCCTCGCCGCTCTTTTTGTGCCACTTGGCGACCAGTGCCTCGAAGACCGATTCCCCGACTGCCGGTACGGTGATGTCCATATGCTGCCTTTCTCCCTGAAGATTCCGTTGTGGCGCCCGTCAGCGGGCGAACGCCTCGGCGACGAGCCGCTCCTGTTCTTCCTGGTGCTGCCGGTGCGACCCCACCGCCGGCACGTCGTTCTCCGGCCGCCCGACGTAGCGCGGCTCATGGCCGAGCAGCGCGGCGAGCTGCGGCCGGAGGAAGTTCCACCCGCCCATGTTGCACGGCTCCTCCTGCACCCAGGCGACCGCCGCCTGCCGGTAAGGGGCCAACGCCTCCCGCAATAGATCGACCCGCAGCGGGTAGAGCTGCTCGATCCTGACCAGCGCCGTATCGTCACGGCCAGCCTCCTGCCGATGGGCCTCCAGATCGTAATAGACTTTGCCGCTGCACAAAAGCAGCGTCCGCACCGCCGCCGGATCGGCGACCGCGGGGATTACCTCCCGGAAGTGGCCGGCGGCGAAATCGTCGAGCCGAGAGACGCAGCGCGGATGGCGCAACAGGCTCTTGGGGGTAAAGACCACCAGCGGCTTGCGGAACGGCTGCCTGACCTGGCGCCGCAGCAGATGAAAGAGCTGGGCGGGGGTGGAAGGATAGACCACCTGCATGTTGTCGTCGGCGCAGAGCTGCAGGTACCGTTCGATCCGGGCGCTGGAGTGTTCGGCCCCCTGTCCCTCGAAACCGTGGGGGAGCAGCAGCGTCAGCCCGCTCGCCCGCTCCCATTTCGATTCGCCGCCGGCGATGAACTGGTCGATGATCACCTGACCGCCGTTGGCAAAATCGCCGAACTGGGCCTCCCAGACGGTCAGCACCTCCGGCGCCTCCACCGAATAGCCGTACTCGAAACCGAGTACCGCGAACTCGGAAAGCATGCTGTCCCAGGCATTGAACACGGCATCGGACGCAGCGACCGTGGCCAGCGGCACATGGTGGGCCTCGGTGGCCATATCGTAGAGGACCGCGTGGCGATGGTTGAAGGTGCCGCGGCGGGTGTCCTCGCCGGAAAGCCGGATCGACGCCCCCTCTGCCAGCAGGGTGGCATAGGCGAGGGTTTCGCCGTTCCCCCAGTCGAGCCCCTCGCCCCGTTCGATTGCCTCCCGGCGCCGCTCCAGCAGTGCGGCGATCTTCGGGTGGGGGGTGAAGCCGGCCGGCACCGTCGCCAGGCGGGCAGCGAGGGAGCGAAGGGTTTCCGCCGGCACGCCGGTCTCCACCGGCTCGGAGGTATACTCGCGCCGGTAACGCTGCCACTTGCCGGCATAGCCATCCCCCTCCGGGGGCGGTGCCGCGCCAAGCGCGGCGTCCAGGCGGTCGGCCACCTGCCGGGCACGACGCTCGATCTCCTCCCGCGCCACGCCGGCCTCGACGAGTTGGGCGGCATAGAGTTCGTGGACCGGGGGCCGGTCCTTGATCCGGCTGTACATCACCGGCTGGGTGAAATAGGGTTCATCCCCCTCGTTGTGGCCGTAGCGGCGGTAGCAGATGATCTCCACCACCACGTCCTTGCCGAAGGTCTGGCGGTAGTCGAGGGCGAGGCGGACGGCGTGGAGCGCCCGCTCCGGATCTTCACCGTGGACGTGGAAGATCGGGATCGCCACCATCTTGGCCACATCGGTGGCATAGTGGGAGGAACGGGCATCGGCCGGCAGGGTGGTAAAGCCGATCTGGTTGTTGATCACCAGGTGCAGGGTGCCGCCGGTCCGGTACCCTTCCAGCTGGGAGAGGTTGAAGGTTTCGGCGACGATCCCCTGGCCGGCGAAGGCCGCGTCGCCATGGATCAGCACCGGCAGCACCCGCTGTTCGGCCCCGGCGCCGGCAGCATCCTGGCGAGCCCGGCATTTCCCCTCCACCACCGGATCGACCGCCTCCAGGTGGGAGGGGTTGAAGGCCAGGGTCAGGTGGATCTGCCGGCCGTCGGCGGTCTTCCGGTCGGCCGAGTATCCCTTGTGGTACTTGACGTCGCCGTCGCCGACCACCGCATGCTCGACGTTGTCGGCAAACTCGGCGAAGATGCCCGCCAGTGGTTTGCCGACCACGTTGGCCAGCACGTTGAGCCGGCCGCGGTGGGCCATGCCGATGATCAGGTCGGTAACCCCGAGAGCGGCGGCACGTTCCACCGTCGCATCGAGCACCGGGATCAGGGTTTCGCCCCCTTCGAGGGAAAAGCGCTTCTGGCCGATGAACTTGCGATGGAGAAAAGCCTCGAAGAGTGCCGCCTCCTGCAGCCGGTCGAGAATCCAGAGCTGTTCGGCGCGCTCGACCGGCGGCCGGTTGCGCACCGGTTCCATCCGCTCGATCAGCCAGGTCCGCTCGCGGGGGTCCTGGATATGCATGAATTCAACGCCGAGGGAACCGCAGTAGGTCTCCCGCAGGGTGGCGAGGATCTCCCGCAGGGTGGCTTCCCGCTTGAGGAAACGACGGGCATGGAACGGCCGGTCCAGGTCCGATTCGTCCAGGTCGTAGCGCTCCAGCGCCAGCTGCGGATGTTCCAGCGGGCAGGGGGAGAGGGGATCGGTGCAGGCCACAAGGTGCCCCATGTCCCGGTAGCGGTAGATCAGCGAGTCGACACTCGACTGCTTGGCGGCCAGTTCGACCGGGACGCCAGGCGCCGGCTCCTCCCGGCCCAGCTCGTAGCCGCGGAAAAAAGCGCGCCATTCGGCGGAGACGCTCTCCGGCGCCGCCAGCCACTGGCGGTAGAGGGAGTCGATAAATTCGGGGGAAGCGTTGCTCAAGGGATCCATGGGCCCATCCTGCGTCTGGAGTTCGCGAACAGTATAACAGAGGGGGGGGCGCTTTCAAACCGCCAGCAGGCGCCCCGCCGGCCGTCAGCGCAGATAGCGCGACGCCCAGGCGGCGATGACCGTCCCGGCATAACGGGCATCATCGTCGTCAAGGAGGAGATGGTCGGCCGTATCGAGGGAGACGAAGCTCTTCGGATGGCGGGCGGCGGTGAAGATCCGGGCCGCGTGGTCGACGTTCACCACCGTGTCCCCCGGCGCATGGAGCACCAGGAGCGCCTTGCCGAGTTGGCCGATCACCGTGGCGAAATCGGTGATCGCCAGGTCGGCGAGGAAACTCCGCCCGACCGTGAAGGGGCGTCCCGCCACCAGCACCTCTGCCGTCCCCGCCGTCTCGATCGTCCGGATTGCTTCCCTGCCGAGCAGCGTCGCCAGCGAAGCCGGCGTCGACGGCGAGCCGATCGTCACCACCGCCCGGACCGACAGGAGCCGTGCCGCCGCGCCGAGGCAGACGGTCCCGCCGAGCGAATGGCCGATCAACAGCTGCGGCGCCGCGGCGGTCCGGCGAAGGAACTCGGCCGCCGCCAGCAGATCGTCGACATTAACGGCAAAACCGGTCTCGGCAAAGGAGCCGGCGCTCTCGCCGAGGCCGGTGAAATCGAAGCGGAGGACGCCGAGGCCGTGCTCGGTCAGCACCCGGGCGATGGCGACCTGGGATTTCAACTCCTTGGTGCAGGTGAAACAGTGGGCGAGAATGGCGAAGGCGGACGGCGCCGCGGTTTCGGGGAGATCGAGGATGCCGGCCAGCTCGGCTTGACGGCCGCCCCGAAAGCGGAGATGGCGGGAGGTCATGCCGGCTCCTCCTCCCCGTCCCGCACCAGCTCCAGGGCAGCGGAGTTGATGCAGTAGCGGAGGCCGGTCGGCGCCGGGCCGTCGGGAAAGAGGTGGCCGAGGTGGGCGCCACAGGCGGCGCAGTGGACCTCGGTGCGGTCCATGAACAGGCTGGTGTCGCGTTCGGTTTCGACCTGGCCGGCGGCGACCGGCGCGGTGAAGCTCGGCCAGCCGGTGCCGGAATCGAATTTGGCCGTCGAGGCAAACAGCGGTGCCCCGCAGCAGCCGCAACGGTAGACGCCGGGTTCGTGGCTGTCCCAGTAGCTGCCGCTGAAGGGGGGCTCGGTCCCCCGTTCCCGGCAGACGTGATACCGTTCGGGGCCCAACCGCGCCCGCCACTCCGCCGCCGACCGCTCGATCTTCTTCACCACCACGCACCTCCCCGGCCGGAATCGCCTCCGTCGGCCGCAGAGCCAAGTGTAGCACAGTTTTCGCCCGCCCGGTAGCTCGGTTCTGCCGGCTGGCGGGAGGGTACCGGCGCCAGGACAGCAGCGAACCGGCAAAAACGCCGGGAGAAGCAATGCTCCCCCCGGCGTCGGACGATCTAACTCCCTAGCGTTTGAAGCGGAGGGCCAGTTCGGCGACCCGCTGGCCGAGCAGCGCGGCGGTTTCATGATCGTTGGCCGGCGGCACCGCCTCCGGCCCCTGGTCGTTGTTGGACTGGGCCATTGCCCCCATGAAAGAGCCGAGCCGGTTCAGGTCGGCGATACTGGCGGTGCTGGCGTTGTTCCCCGGCAGGAGTCCGAGGCTGACCCAGAGCATCCCGTGCTGCGCGGCAAAGATCGCCAGCTGGACGAGGGTGTTGAGCTTGTCGCCGCTCTGGCTTGCCGAGTTGGTGAATCCGGCGGCCAGCTTGTCCTTCCAGCGCTGTTCAAGCCAGAAATGGGCCGTGGCCTCC contains:
- the pdhA gene encoding pyruvate dehydrogenase (acetyl-transferring) E1 component subunit alpha, translating into MESTLRAILPDAALLKMYEQMVLSREFEEACAEQYTKGHITGFLHLYSGQEAVAVGATTALHRDDYILSAYREHAQAIIRGAEPRRVMAELFGKATGICKGKGGSMHLFDPALSFMGGYAIVGGQLPIAAGVAFAAKFRREERIAACFFGDGAVNQGTFHEALNWARLWELPVLYVCENNFYGIGTEVHRASALADIHKRTCGYDIPSARVDGMDVLAVFEQVKWAAEWVREQSRPYLVEAMTYRFRGHSMADPGKYRSAAEVELWKARDPIPNFARRLLAEGIASEAELAAILEKARATVAEAVKYAEESPWPEDDEVWKDIYV
- the lpdA gene encoding dihydrolipoyl dehydrogenase, whose product is MSEAMFDLIIIGGGPGGYVAAIRAAQLGMTVAVVEQRPTLGGVCLNEGCIPSKALLDSSELFALARDRFAGHGIEIAPPQLNLARMLARKNDVVKKLTDGIAFLFKKNGIAWVKGTARLAGSRDDGRLVEVTTPDGGQTLHGRRVLLATGSEAMPIPNLPFDGELVVSAREALSFDRLPEHLLVVGAGYIGLELGSVWRRLGSRVTVVEMLPRMLPNSDGQLAEALMRSLKKQGLTFRLATRVTGCERDGAQARVTIESAGATEQLVCDRILVAAGRRPLTAGLGLEELGIRLEGGRLAVDDNYQTSVPGIYAIGDLIKGPMLAHKAMEEGTVFAERLVGQASVVDYEYIPGIVYTWPEGASVGKTEEQLKDAGIPYVAGSFPFMANGRAKCMDETEGFVKILARPETGRVLGIHILGPRASEMIAEAVTVMTYGGSVEDIAMTFHAHPTLAEAVKEAALAVEKRAIHA
- a CDS encoding tetratricopeptide repeat protein, which translates into the protein MARARRLSIAVITLTLLAGGASRLSARVFEGRMAYRSGDYATARAEFSADTEQGPVARFFLALMQLRGEGVPRDERQGLALLHDSAAAGYAAAQYLLGLSYLYGHGVNRDRARAAKLLASAAAGGDYRAVAYLALLKQGSRGERRDRAAMLAAVKRAAARHNAVAEQTLAFMYLIGDGVPKDFSREVSWYRAAARDGDGAAAFILALMHYYGEGMPRDSAEAARLMKIAATAGHVRAQFFLGTFYYHGQGVKQDRRQAAAWIGKAAARGYAEAQYAYGLLLLSGDGVPVDKVKAMEWLGRAARQGEEGARDALQELVALRGGGGGSGALPLNAPLTPPAVRNGNGSGETGPRLEGKGVVLDSGEFSLKFSLPDLTDAYAAPSTTPGTDNFWNRFQGGKFEIIYRPGK
- a CDS encoding 2-oxoglutarate dehydrogenase E1 component, whose translation is MDPLSNASPEFIDSLYRQWLAAPESVSAEWRAFFRGYELGREEPAPGVPVELAAKQSSVDSLIYRYRDMGHLVACTDPLSPCPLEHPQLALERYDLDESDLDRPFHARRFLKREATLREILATLRETYCGSLGVEFMHIQDPRERTWLIERMEPVRNRPPVERAEQLWILDRLQEAALFEAFLHRKFIGQKRFSLEGGETLIPVLDATVERAAALGVTDLIIGMAHRGRLNVLANVVGKPLAGIFAEFADNVEHAVVGDGDVKYHKGYSADRKTADGRQIHLTLAFNPSHLEAVDPVVEGKCRARQDAAGAGAEQRVLPVLIHGDAAFAGQGIVAETFNLSQLEGYRTGGTLHLVINNQIGFTTLPADARSSHYATDVAKMVAIPIFHVHGEDPERALHAVRLALDYRQTFGKDVVVEIICYRRYGHNEGDEPYFTQPVMYSRIKDRPPVHELYAAQLVEAGVAREEIERRARQVADRLDAALGAAPPPEGDGYAGKWQRYRREYTSEPVETGVPAETLRSLAARLATVPAGFTPHPKIAALLERRREAIERGEGLDWGNGETLAYATLLAEGASIRLSGEDTRRGTFNHRHAVLYDMATEAHHVPLATVAASDAVFNAWDSMLSEFAVLGFEYGYSVEAPEVLTVWEAQFGDFANGGQVIIDQFIAGGESKWERASGLTLLLPHGFEGQGAEHSSARIERYLQLCADDNMQVVYPSTPAQLFHLLRRQVRQPFRKPLVVFTPKSLLRHPRCVSRLDDFAAGHFREVIPAVADPAAVRTLLLCSGKVYYDLEAHRQEAGRDDTALVRIEQLYPLRVDLLREALAPYRQAAVAWVQEEPCNMGGWNFLRPQLAALLGHEPRYVGRPENDVPAVGSHRQHQEEQERLVAEAFAR
- a CDS encoding flavodoxin family protein, yielding MATIAIVYHSTYGHTAGLAQSVAAGAARVGGVRVELVPVAEIENRWEVLHGADAMIFGCPTYMGSGSADFKKFMEATAHFWLEQRWKDKLAAGFTNSASQSGDKLNTLVQLAIFAAQHGMLWVSLGLLPGNNASTASIADLNRLGSFMGAMAQSNNDQGPEAVPPANDHETAALLGQRVAELALRFKR
- a CDS encoding alpha/beta hydrolase, whose product is MTSRHLRFRGGRQAELAGILDLPETAAPSAFAILAHCFTCTKELKSQVAIARVLTEHGLGVLRFDFTGLGESAGSFAETGFAVNVDDLLAAAEFLRRTAAAPQLLIGHSLGGTVCLGAAARLLSVRAVVTIGSPSTPASLATLLGREAIRTIETAGTAEVLVAGRPFTVGRSFLADLAITDFATVIGQLGKALLVLHAPGDTVVNVDHAARIFTAARHPKSFVSLDTADHLLLDDDDARYAGTVIAAWASRYLR
- the odhB gene encoding 2-oxoglutarate dehydrogenase complex dihydrolipoyllysine-residue succinyltransferase, giving the protein MDITVPAVGESVFEALVAKWHKKSGEAVRKDEPLCEIETDKITMELNADAAGILTIVVAEGTTVKIGTVIGTIAEGAVAEAPPAAPATAPSPPSELPPLSPAVRKLAQERGIQPETVTGTGRGGRVTVDDLLGQRPVPPAEPAAPPPSAVTAPAAQPVLPPGEPAVSAPATAERVTRTPLTPIRKRIAARLLAARQQTAMLTTFNEADLSRVVALRQKYREHFREKHGVSLGFMSFFVKACVEALKEYPAVNARIDGDDLVVPHYYDIGIAIGAEKGLVVPVLRDADRLHFWEIEKGIADFAEKIKGNRLELSDLEGGTFTISNGGVYGSLLSTPILNPPQSGVLGMHAIQDRPVARDGQIVIRPMMYLALSYDHRVIDGREAVQFLKKVKEYVEEPEELFLEG
- a CDS encoding aconitate hydratase; this translates as MGKNLATKILEAHLAQGELVPGTEIAIKVDHTLLQDATGTMAMLEFIAMGVPRVKVELAAQYIDHNLLQTDNRNADDHIFLMTAAQKFGINVSKPGNGVSHQVHLERFGVPGRVMLGADSHTPTAAGLAMLAIGAGGLDVALAMAGHPFHLPCPKIMGVKLTGALPPWVSGKDVILEMLRRHSVKGGVGKIIEYYGPGVETLSVTDRATIGNMGAELGATTSVFPADRRTREFLESQGRGDRWQPLAADADASYDEYDEIDLSSLEPLIACPSSPDNVVRVKDIEGVKVDQVIVGSSVNSSFRDLMTVCRILDGRRVAPQLSFNINPGSRQVLENVATQGGVMMLLLAGAQIHQPGCLGCIGMGQAPGTNQVSLRTFPRNFPGRSGTKNDKVYLCSPETAAAAGIFGVITDPRRLGELMPWPNVQNPEHYVLDDSSIIPPLADTRDVEIITGPNIVPFPEFEELPEELQAGVIIKVGDNISTDTIMPAGNRVLPFRSNIPAISQFVFEQLDADFPARAKARGDGVVVAGENYGQGSSREHAALAPRYLGIRAKLAKSFARIHKANLINFGILPLVFKDPADYDLLNQGETVTFSRLRSLVAAGATEIPVRVDGREIVTLLQVSARERQDLLAGGTLNYVKKGS
- the msrB gene encoding peptide-methionine (R)-S-oxide reductase MsrB, which produces MVKKIERSAAEWRARLGPERYHVCRERGTEPPFSGSYWDSHEPGVYRCGCCGAPLFASTAKFDSGTGWPSFTAPVAAGQVETERDTSLFMDRTEVHCAACGAHLGHLFPDGPAPTGLRYCINSAALELVRDGEEEPA